The following coding sequences are from one Fibrobacterota bacterium window:
- a CDS encoding DUF2341 domain-containing protein codes for MENRLTRAVFRAAFAFACLAYRPAAAAEDLSAWADVTDLTLNTSPAGAGVPSTVIGFPLLVRLTASNFDFTQARPDGRDIRFAKPDGTPLPYEIERWDPNLHAAEVWVKVDTIRGGDAAQAIRMYWGNASAADNSNPAAVFGATNGYLSAWHLGGSASAARPNATGGNPAVPSRYDGNEATAGVIAGADSLNGNADGDYLDVGAGYTGLTGGMTFTAWAYPTAAKQWSHLLDLGNGESADNIVLGRWDTTSGLAFHNYAGANHSAVNAPGQLVLNQWQMVGVTVIGKSVKLYKDGVPVMTDTIADAITGVVRSLCYLGRSNSARGQYYQGKLDEPEISTAARSGDWMKLLYQNQKPGQAIPVVKKTSACIMRYSVSPDTSAPESGIISLRAQADCASSFAWSLVSGPAVRILDPEQKDLRIALPRVAGDTGMVFRFTAVYSDSTRVRDVHVTIQEAIPDPLFSLPSDSVWDGMAPLAYRPAIANVAALRASPDSTLHWLWTFTGPGLDTAVLADGILLKHSESGNLVIRLCLDNGGQAVCHSRSLRVSVPGTTGLIAPVPITAAELPAGRDALGRASMRGADRFIQYARGIHPAQRQAAAKSRNNAVDK; via the coding sequence ATGGAAAACCGGTTAACCCGCGCCGTCTTCCGTGCCGCCTTCGCTTTCGCTTGCCTCGCTTACCGCCCTGCCGCCGCCGCCGAAGATCTTTCCGCATGGGCGGACGTTACCGACCTGACGCTCAACACTTCCCCGGCGGGAGCCGGGGTCCCGTCCACCGTGATCGGGTTCCCGCTCCTGGTGCGCCTCACGGCGTCCAATTTCGACTTCACCCAGGCCCGGCCCGATGGCCGGGACATCCGCTTCGCCAAGCCGGACGGTACGCCGCTTCCGTACGAGATCGAGCGTTGGGATCCCAACCTCCATGCCGCGGAAGTATGGGTGAAGGTGGACACCATCCGCGGCGGCGATGCCGCGCAAGCCATCCGCATGTACTGGGGCAATGCCTCGGCCGCGGACAATTCGAATCCGGCCGCGGTGTTCGGCGCGACGAACGGATATCTGTCCGCATGGCATCTGGGCGGGAGCGCGAGCGCTGCGCGGCCTAACGCCACGGGAGGGAACCCGGCCGTGCCGTCCCGATACGACGGGAACGAGGCCACCGCGGGCGTGATCGCCGGGGCCGATAGCCTGAACGGGAATGCCGACGGCGATTACCTCGACGTGGGCGCAGGCTATACCGGATTGACCGGAGGCATGACCTTCACGGCCTGGGCCTACCCTACCGCCGCCAAGCAATGGTCGCACCTGCTCGATCTGGGCAATGGCGAGAGCGCGGATAATATCGTGTTGGGGCGTTGGGACACGACTTCCGGTTTGGCCTTCCACAACTACGCGGGGGCGAACCATTCCGCCGTGAACGCGCCCGGCCAACTGGTCCTGAACCAATGGCAGATGGTGGGCGTAACCGTGATCGGCAAGTCCGTGAAACTTTATAAGGACGGGGTTCCGGTGATGACGGATACCATCGCCGACGCCATTACCGGCGTGGTCCGGAGCCTCTGCTACCTGGGCCGCTCCAACTCGGCCCGCGGCCAATATTACCAGGGCAAGTTGGACGAACCGGAGATCTCCACGGCAGCCCGCTCGGGTGATTGGATGAAGCTGTTGTACCAAAACCAGAAGCCCGGGCAAGCCATTCCCGTCGTGAAGAAGACCTCGGCCTGCATCATGCGCTACTCCGTTTCGCCGGACACCTCCGCGCCCGAAAGCGGCATCATCTCGCTCCGGGCCCAAGCCGATTGCGCGTCCAGCTTCGCCTGGTCCCTGGTCTCCGGTCCCGCGGTGCGCATCCTCGATCCGGAGCAAAAGGATTTACGGATCGCTTTGCCGCGCGTCGCGGGCGATACCGGCATGGTCTTCCGCTTCACCGCCGTCTATTCCGATTCCACCCGCGTCCGCGATGTCCATGTCACGATTCAGGAGGCCATTCCCGATCCCCTATTCAGCTTGCCTTCCGATTCCGTTTGGGACGGGATGGCTCCCCTCGCCTACCGGCCGGCCATCGCCAACGTGGCCGCCTTGCGGGCTTCGCCCGATTCGACCTTGCATTGGCTCTGGACCTTCACGGGACCGGGCCTGGACACGGCCGTCCTCGCCGACGGGATATTGCTGAAGCACTCGGAGTCGGGCAACCTCGTCATCCGGCTATGCCTGGACAATGGGGGCCAGGCCGTTTGCCATTCGCGTTCCTTGCGCGTGTCGGTTCCGGGCACCACGGGCCTCATCGCGCCGGTTCCGATTACCGCTGCCGAGCTACCCGCGGGACGGGACGCCCTGGGACGGGCCTCCATGCGCGGGGCCGATCGTTTCATTCAGTATGCGCGAGGCATCCATCCCGCCCAGCGCCAGGCCGCCGCCAAGAGCAGGAACAATGCCGTGGACAAATAG
- the rlmD gene encoding 23S rRNA (uracil(1939)-C(5))-methyltransferase RlmD, whose translation MPHCRHFPACGGCQTLDRDYATQLADKHAELRRLFAEWPDLAIDPVLPSPRTEGYRHKVQLPFGFAPGAHGHPILGCYAAGSHAVIDQHECLVQEPSLSRAAWAVRAWAAAHRLPIYREATGTGWLRHILLRRGAGSGEILLGLISNGAGIKSFDPRGLLPDLLTRVREAIGAGPEGGELIGIVQSVNARNTNVVLGEDEILWWGRSALREELGPFVFRAGLSSFLQVNPFQAPRLYDLAVAALPDGARVLDLYCGVGTLSLWAARKAVSVIGVEENPAAVADARKAAAENGIRNARFLAADVGEALSGTAGPGHGGGIDPAEFGEAEAILADPPRKGLEEKVRKALLRSSASRLVYVSCHPASLARDARALAGAWRLEALRPVDLFPHTRHVECVAVFGKA comes from the coding sequence ATGCCTCACTGCCGACATTTTCCCGCCTGTGGCGGGTGCCAGACCCTCGATCGCGATTACGCTACCCAGCTCGCGGACAAGCATGCCGAGCTGCGCCGTCTGTTCGCGGAATGGCCCGATCTCGCAATCGATCCCGTCCTGCCCAGCCCGCGTACCGAGGGGTATCGGCACAAGGTGCAATTGCCTTTCGGATTCGCGCCCGGCGCGCACGGCCATCCCATCCTAGGCTGCTACGCCGCAGGATCGCATGCGGTGATCGATCAGCACGAGTGCCTGGTCCAAGAGCCGTCGCTTTCACGCGCGGCCTGGGCGGTGCGCGCCTGGGCCGCGGCCCATCGCTTGCCTATCTACCGCGAAGCCACCGGGACCGGATGGCTGCGCCATATCCTGCTGCGCCGCGGCGCCGGTTCCGGGGAAATCCTCTTAGGGCTGATCAGCAACGGCGCGGGCATCAAGAGCTTCGATCCGCGCGGGCTCCTGCCGGACTTGCTGACGCGCGTACGCGAAGCCATCGGCGCCGGGCCCGAGGGAGGCGAGCTGATCGGCATCGTGCAAAGCGTGAACGCCCGCAACACCAATGTGGTGCTGGGCGAGGACGAGATACTCTGGTGGGGCCGTTCCGCGCTGCGCGAAGAGTTGGGGCCTTTCGTCTTCCGCGCCGGACTGTCTTCTTTCCTGCAGGTCAACCCGTTCCAGGCGCCGCGCCTTTATGACTTGGCCGTCGCCGCGCTTCCGGACGGGGCGCGGGTGCTCGATCTTTACTGCGGCGTAGGAACGCTTTCGCTATGGGCCGCGCGCAAGGCCGTCTCCGTGATTGGCGTGGAAGAGAATCCCGCCGCGGTGGCGGATGCGCGCAAGGCCGCCGCGGAGAACGGCATCCGGAACGCGCGCTTCCTGGCCGCCGACGTGGGTGAGGCCCTCAGCGGTACGGCCGGTCCGGGTCACGGAGGCGGGATCGATCCCGCGGAATTCGGGGAAGCGGAAGCCATCCTGGCCGATCCGCCGCGCAAGGGATTGGAAGAAAAAGTAAGGAAGGCCCTGCTACGTTCCAGCGCCTCCCGTTTGGTTTACGTGTCCTGCCATCCGGCCAGCCTGGCCAGGGACGCCCGGGCCCTCGCGGGCGCTTGGCGTCTCGAGGCCCTTAGGCCGGTGGATCTTTTCCCGCACACGCGCCACGTGGAATGCGTGGCGGTGTTCGGGAAAGCGTGA
- a CDS encoding fibro-slime domain-containing protein gives MRSRMPSPVPALLFLSFFLTLGALAAWSQSPPASFTLTAKVRDFKELNPTDSVKVDSQFNNYNGCSAQELGVNTIQENLDTSGAVDAAFPGDNRNPMLMDPLPASIAPCYDPVARFPEWFSDKGPDINRAFLVDLRFDRDASGLYTYKSDAFFPIDSGKAFRKIHTTDPDPFGQLQKDSLDGKDLSQHNYGFTLELHTQVAYHAGEVLRFQGDDDIWVFINGKRVIDLGGVHQTQKDSVIMDSVKTRLGLEDGKTYPLDFFFAERHVASSSVLITTNVAPVTPINRPVAFHRAAPEGPVSIYDRMGRLVRALPQASAWAAGASIPAWDRRDEAGRIAAPGVYLWRAVDAAPGQAGILVVR, from the coding sequence ATGAGAAGTCGTATGCCTTCGCCGGTACCGGCCTTGCTATTCCTTTCTTTTTTCCTGACATTGGGCGCCCTCGCGGCCTGGTCCCAAAGCCCGCCCGCTTCCTTCACCCTCACCGCCAAGGTCCGCGACTTCAAGGAGTTGAATCCGACCGACAGCGTTAAGGTGGATTCGCAATTCAACAATTACAACGGATGCAGCGCCCAGGAACTGGGCGTCAATACCATCCAGGAAAACCTGGATACCAGCGGCGCCGTAGATGCGGCCTTCCCCGGCGACAACCGCAATCCCATGCTCATGGATCCTCTCCCCGCTTCCATCGCCCCCTGTTACGATCCGGTCGCGCGTTTCCCCGAATGGTTCAGCGACAAAGGCCCCGATATCAATCGAGCCTTCCTGGTGGATTTGCGTTTCGATCGGGACGCCAGTGGGCTTTACACCTATAAGAGCGACGCCTTTTTCCCCATCGACAGCGGCAAGGCCTTCCGCAAGATCCATACGACCGATCCCGATCCCTTCGGGCAATTGCAGAAGGACAGCCTGGACGGTAAGGATCTCAGCCAGCATAATTATGGTTTCACCCTGGAACTGCATACCCAGGTGGCTTATCATGCCGGCGAGGTGCTGCGGTTCCAAGGGGACGACGATATCTGGGTATTCATCAACGGCAAACGCGTAATCGACCTGGGCGGCGTCCATCAGACCCAGAAGGATTCCGTAATAATGGACTCCGTGAAGACGAGACTGGGGCTGGAGGACGGCAAGACCTATCCCCTCGATTTCTTCTTCGCGGAGCGGCACGTAGCCTCTTCCTCCGTCCTCATTACGACCAATGTGGCCCCGGTAACGCCCATCAACCGCCCCGTCGCCTTCCATCGCGCGGCCCCCGAGGGCCCGGTCTCCATCTACGATCGCATGGGCCGTCTGGTGCGCGCCTTGCCGCAGGCATCCGCCTGGGCCGCCGGGGCTTCCATCCCCGCTTGGGATCGCCGGGATGAGGCGGGACGAATTGCCGCCCCGGGGGTTTATCTCTGGCGCGCTGTCGATGCCGCTCCCGGCCAAGCGGGCATATTAGTGGTTCGTTAA
- a CDS encoding flagellar motor protein, with protein MDITTILGPVIAIGMVLAGMIIEGGNPMALVQLTAAMIVGGGTLGATLASFPLEHTIAALKAVKICFFPPKSDHEKVINELTELCQFARKNGIMALESKAKAHTDPFTRKGLTLVVDGIDPAMLLSIMETELETFEEHSKVPIPVMEGAGAYAPTIGIIGAVLGLIHVMENLDDPSKLGGGIATAFVATIYGLTLANVIALPLASKLKQRVAAMVHEKNMILQGLVALQNGENPHFLGQRLRAFLPGGGHGKEAAH; from the coding sequence GTGGACATAACAACCATTCTCGGTCCCGTCATCGCCATCGGCATGGTCCTGGCGGGCATGATCATCGAGGGCGGCAACCCCATGGCCCTGGTGCAATTGACCGCGGCCATGATCGTGGGCGGCGGCACCCTCGGGGCCACCCTCGCCAGCTTCCCGTTGGAGCACACCATCGCGGCCCTCAAGGCCGTGAAGATCTGCTTCTTCCCCCCCAAGTCCGACCATGAAAAGGTCATCAACGAACTCACCGAACTCTGCCAGTTCGCGCGCAAGAACGGCATCATGGCCCTGGAGTCCAAGGCCAAGGCGCATACCGACCCTTTCACCCGCAAGGGCCTCACCCTGGTGGTGGACGGCATCGATCCGGCCATGCTCCTTTCCATCATGGAAACCGAGCTGGAAACCTTCGAAGAGCATTCCAAGGTCCCCATTCCGGTGATGGAAGGCGCGGGCGCCTACGCGCCCACCATCGGCATCATCGGCGCGGTGCTGGGCCTCATCCACGTGATGGAAAACCTGGACGATCCCTCCAAGCTGGGCGGCGGCATCGCCACCGCCTTCGTGGCCACCATCTACGGCCTTACCCTGGCCAACGTGATCGCCTTGCCGCTGGCCAGCAAACTGAAGCAGCGCGTGGCCGCGATGGTGCACGAGAAGAACATGATCCTGCAAGGCCTGGTGGCGTTGCAGAACGGCGAGAACCCCCATTTCCTGGGCCAGCGTTTGCGCGCCTTCCTGCCGGGCGGCGGGCACGGCAAGGAAGCGGCCCACTAG
- a CDS encoding response regulator — METLGILIIEGKGGIARALMASRPGFKIIHAERMAKAEALAAPARASGGFDAILVDLALADCQDEEAHRRAAALLPGTPIVALLRKSDATLIEDLIQAGAQACLEHEGLDGGALASAIRQAVLRRRAETRRFRSLFDAAPMGILLAAGRRVLMANAAAQELLGYDEAGFASLSILAPFPPAARPLLEGALDAPAPPDARFTADLSRPGGASVRCRVHVAAAVLNDAPVIALFLTPLAEAAEGDAEAGGTESAPAGAPGLQVRKMEALGRFAGGVAHDFGNLLTAINGYSEHLLGQAGDSGPMAGGLRAILRAGESAADLARQLAGMTQSESGESAPVAVDAALLDLEPILLRMLGSGIDLRLEPKAGNATVTLEPGRLERIIMSLCSNARDAMPEGGVLRVATEAMELVPSTSFTHLTAGPGAAVAITVEDQGIGMGPEVLERLFEPFYSTKRGGRGRGMALATVFGIVERGGGGISVESVPGRGSRFRIVLPRGEPITAQERARAIGSDTGSATAPAGAGKGGGTILVAEDEPSLREMIQAILGLGGFTVLTANSSEEAAEIFAAREDVDLLLTDVMLRGGEGGDELAARLQARKPGLRALFISGHPLEILADRGIRIPAEAFLEKPFTPGQLIAQVRALLNVAREAH; from the coding sequence TTGGAAACGCTGGGCATCCTCATCATCGAAGGCAAAGGCGGGATCGCCCGCGCCTTGATGGCATCCCGACCGGGATTCAAGATCATCCATGCGGAGCGCATGGCCAAGGCCGAAGCCCTGGCGGCTCCGGCCCGCGCTTCCGGCGGATTCGACGCCATCCTTGTCGATCTCGCCTTAGCCGATTGCCAGGACGAAGAAGCCCATCGCCGGGCAGCCGCCCTGTTGCCGGGCACCCCCATCGTGGCGCTGCTCCGCAAATCCGACGCGACCCTGATCGAAGACTTGATCCAGGCAGGCGCGCAAGCCTGCCTGGAACATGAGGGCCTGGATGGCGGAGCGTTGGCCTCGGCCATCCGCCAGGCGGTGCTGCGACGGCGCGCGGAAACGCGCCGCTTCCGTTCCCTCTTCGACGCGGCCCCTATGGGAATCCTGCTGGCGGCCGGGCGGCGCGTGCTGATGGCCAATGCCGCCGCCCAGGAGCTGCTGGGCTACGATGAAGCCGGCTTCGCCTCGCTCTCCATCCTCGCCCCTTTCCCTCCTGCGGCTCGGCCTCTCCTGGAAGGCGCGCTGGACGCGCCGGCCCCGCCGGATGCGCGCTTTACCGCCGATCTCTCCCGTCCCGGGGGCGCGTCGGTGCGCTGCCGCGTGCACGTGGCCGCGGCCGTTCTCAACGATGCGCCCGTTATCGCCTTATTCTTGACTCCGTTGGCCGAAGCCGCGGAAGGGGATGCCGAAGCGGGGGGAACCGAATCCGCCCCTGCGGGAGCCCCCGGGCTGCAGGTCCGCAAGATGGAGGCCTTGGGACGTTTCGCGGGAGGCGTAGCCCACGACTTCGGAAACCTGCTCACCGCCATCAACGGCTATAGCGAGCATCTGTTGGGCCAAGCCGGCGATTCGGGGCCGATGGCCGGAGGCCTGCGGGCCATCCTGCGCGCGGGGGAAAGCGCGGCGGATCTTGCGCGCCAACTCGCGGGTATGACCCAGTCCGAAAGCGGCGAATCCGCGCCGGTCGCCGTGGACGCGGCCTTGCTGGATCTGGAACCGATTCTGCTGCGCATGCTGGGGTCGGGGATCGATTTGCGCCTGGAACCAAAGGCAGGGAATGCGACGGTTACCTTGGAGCCCGGCCGCTTGGAGCGGATCATCATGAGCCTCTGTTCCAACGCCCGCGACGCCATGCCCGAAGGCGGCGTCCTACGCGTGGCGACGGAAGCCATGGAGTTAGTCCCATCAACATCCTTTACCCATTTGACGGCAGGACCGGGAGCGGCGGTGGCCATCACGGTGGAGGACCAAGGCATCGGCATGGGGCCTGAAGTCCTGGAGCGCCTGTTCGAACCCTTCTATTCGACGAAGCGGGGCGGGCGCGGCCGCGGGATGGCCCTCGCGACGGTATTCGGCATCGTGGAAAGGGGCGGCGGCGGAATATCGGTCGAGAGCGTTCCCGGAAGGGGAAGCCGTTTCCGGATCGTCTTGCCACGGGGGGAACCGATTACGGCTCAAGAGCGCGCGCGCGCGATCGGGTCGGATACGGGCTCCGCGACCGCGCCCGCAGGGGCCGGGAAGGGCGGCGGCACCATCCTGGTCGCGGAGGACGAACCTTCCTTGCGCGAAATGATTCAAGCCATCCTCGGGCTGGGAGGGTTCACCGTGTTGACGGCGAATTCCTCGGAAGAGGCCGCGGAGATATTCGCCGCGCGCGAGGATGTTGATTTACTCCTCACCGACGTGATGCTGCGCGGCGGCGAAGGGGGCGACGAATTGGCGGCGCGGTTGCAGGCCCGGAAGCCGGGCTTGCGCGCTTTATTCATCTCGGGGCATCCGCTGGAAATCCTCGCCGATCGGGGCATCCGCATACCCGCCGAAGCTTTCCTGGAGAAGCCTTTCACGCCAGGTCAATTGATCGCGCAAGTCCGCGCCTTGCTCAACGTCGCCCGCGAGGCGCATTAA
- a CDS encoding cadherin-like beta sandwich domain-containing protein, producing the protein MKARLSAYAWYALLLAAALAYAGCQTVDPPPAQNLLYLQLDDSLKRYDLVQVDVFDRDKPDKFLTTLWNNRLLAPASDIPAYDINALGTNRFIIRVMGIKANQIALQTRIFYAPPPDRPSVLHDSVGPLVPQNWLKSLTPSVGAMTPDFEKDSLNYQVKMPEKMDSLNFILVTAYQGASIDFNGSPAISGQATKFVKIGNTPETIIAHVTDTSTGTPSTREYRIVVFPTLPQGVSLLSLVPSTGRLGTEFTPQQTFYNLYMDPDKDTVSFLATASQGTTLVTIDGLAVFQGQQSQVITVAKGTTDTIPITVHRGSDVGYYQVTLDHTQGSHH; encoded by the coding sequence ATGAAAGCGCGCTTGTCCGCATACGCTTGGTACGCCTTGCTGCTGGCTGCAGCGCTGGCTTATGCCGGTTGCCAAACCGTCGATCCCCCGCCGGCGCAAAATCTGCTGTACTTGCAGCTGGACGATTCCCTGAAGCGATATGACCTCGTGCAAGTGGATGTTTTCGACCGCGACAAGCCGGACAAATTCCTGACGACGCTTTGGAACAATCGCCTCCTCGCGCCAGCCTCGGATATCCCGGCATATGACATCAATGCGTTAGGGACGAACCGGTTCATCATCCGGGTCATGGGCATCAAAGCGAACCAGATAGCCCTGCAAACCCGGATCTTTTACGCCCCTCCGCCCGATCGCCCGTCCGTGCTCCACGATTCGGTCGGTCCGCTCGTTCCCCAGAACTGGCTTAAATCCCTGACCCCTTCGGTTGGCGCCATGACCCCGGACTTCGAAAAGGATTCCCTGAATTATCAGGTCAAGATGCCGGAGAAGATGGACTCCTTGAACTTCATCTTGGTGACGGCGTACCAGGGCGCCTCTATCGACTTCAATGGCAGCCCCGCGATTTCGGGCCAAGCGACGAAGTTCGTAAAGATCGGCAATACCCCGGAAACGATTATCGCCCACGTCACCGATACCAGCACCGGTACGCCTTCGACCCGCGAATACCGCATCGTCGTTTTCCCGACCTTGCCGCAGGGAGTCTCGCTTCTCTCGCTGGTCCCTTCGACGGGGCGCCTGGGCACCGAGTTCACCCCCCAACAAACGTTCTACAACCTCTACATGGATCCGGATAAGGATACCGTTTCGTTCCTCGCCACCGCTTCCCAAGGTACCACCCTGGTTACCATCGACGGGTTGGCGGTTTTCCAAGGCCAGCAATCGCAGGTCATCACGGTCGCCAAGGGAACCACCGATACGATACCGATCACCGTTCACCGCGGCTCGGATGTGGGCTATTACCAGGTCACTCTCGATCATACCCAGGGCAGCCACCACTGA
- a CDS encoding adenosylcobinamide amidohydrolase gives MSETSPSIASERSDGASQLAGTHVLLDTPGFVLDRSGRFLRARFKKPHLVLSTSHVNGGQREDLSWLVNHQSSEGKGHMERHEALTSRGQADYHGVACAEAGAPPGQTALMGTAADMQYAAVREAAFGETRVWAAATAGVQGNAGRAGDPAKWDEVGGAWKPVHAVPGTINIMLFFDAPLLPAALTRAVATLTEAKTAALLDLAVPSRYSAGLATGTGTDQYCLAAPIDGTTPPRTWTGKHAKLGELLATAVIDAVKEALRWQNGLDPSRTRHLVHALGRFGVEAADLRQRAGAHLSESDRALLEANFEAVVHQPQAAGAAYALAAVVDRITHGTLPEAAGAEQCASQAALFAAGLAAKPEAFPAFRSALLPWASSGVPELIARALALGWAAKWK, from the coding sequence ATGTCCGAAACTTCGCCTTCTATCGCTTCCGAACGTTCCGATGGCGCTTCTCAGCTTGCCGGGACCCATGTTCTGCTCGACACCCCCGGCTTCGTTCTTGATCGGAGCGGCCGGTTCCTGCGAGCCCGCTTCAAAAAACCCCATCTGGTCCTATCCACCTCGCATGTGAACGGCGGCCAGCGGGAGGACCTTTCCTGGCTGGTCAACCACCAGAGCAGCGAGGGCAAGGGGCATATGGAACGCCATGAGGCGCTGACCTCGCGCGGGCAGGCGGATTACCATGGCGTGGCATGCGCGGAAGCGGGAGCGCCGCCCGGGCAGACCGCCTTGATGGGCACCGCGGCGGATATGCAGTACGCGGCCGTGCGCGAAGCCGCCTTCGGCGAGACGCGCGTGTGGGCGGCGGCCACCGCGGGCGTGCAGGGGAACGCGGGGCGTGCGGGAGATCCCGCCAAGTGGGACGAGGTAGGCGGCGCCTGGAAGCCCGTCCACGCCGTCCCGGGCACCATCAACATCATGCTTTTCTTCGATGCGCCGCTGCTTCCGGCCGCGCTGACGCGCGCCGTGGCCACCCTGACCGAAGCCAAGACCGCGGCTTTATTGGACCTGGCCGTGCCTAGCCGGTATTCCGCGGGGCTCGCGACCGGGACCGGGACCGATCAGTATTGCCTGGCCGCTCCGATCGATGGCACGACGCCGCCGCGCACTTGGACGGGAAAGCACGCCAAGCTGGGCGAATTGCTGGCGACCGCGGTGATCGACGCCGTGAAGGAAGCCCTGCGTTGGCAGAACGGACTCGATCCTTCGCGTACCCGGCATCTGGTCCATGCCTTGGGCCGTTTCGGCGTGGAAGCGGCGGACCTGCGCCAACGGGCCGGCGCGCATCTATCCGAATCGGACCGGGCGTTGTTGGAAGCCAACTTCGAAGCGGTGGTGCACCAGCCGCAGGCCGCCGGCGCCGCCTACGCCCTGGCCGCCGTCGTGGACCGTATCACGCACGGTACCCTGCCGGAAGCGGCGGGAGCCGAGCAGTGCGCATCCCAGGCGGCGCTCTTCGCCGCCGGTTTGGCGGCCAAGCCCGAAGCCTTTCCCGCCTTCCGCTCGGCCTTGCTTCCCTGGGCCTCATCCGGCGTACCGGAGTTGATCGCGCGCGCCTTGGCCCTGGGTTGGGCCGCGAAATGGAAATGA
- the cobD gene encoding cobalamin biosynthesis protein CobD, with amino-acid sequence MLLALALDLGFGDPAYPWHPVRLIGRALALGEQGLRAAKVDGRFGGFLLFLWLAAVCGGGAWLIGAALRALGARAFGPAGAEACAFAWALFLAYSLLALGDLAAHGRRIARASARGDLAAARVAAAMLVGRDTDRMDAPACDRAAVESIAENLVDGVISPLFWFALLGLPGLVAFKIASTMDSMVGYKNERYLRFGWFGARLDDVMNWIPARLSVPLLSAAAALVPGCSPRACWRSALAQHALLPGPNKGWSETAAAGALRIRLAGPIWKDGKQVNDLWIGPPEAPEGGRPGDVTRMIRLAYLSTALFLLLAAAWRWAGWMPRAY; translated from the coding sequence ATGCTACTGGCCTTGGCGCTCGACTTGGGGTTCGGCGATCCGGCCTATCCCTGGCATCCCGTCCGCCTGATCGGGCGCGCTCTGGCGCTGGGCGAGCAGGGGCTGCGGGCGGCCAAGGTGGACGGACGGTTCGGAGGCTTCCTGCTCTTCCTTTGGCTCGCGGCCGTTTGCGGCGGCGGCGCCTGGCTGATAGGGGCGGCCTTGCGCGCCCTAGGCGCGCGCGCCTTCGGTCCCGCCGGCGCGGAGGCCTGCGCCTTCGCATGGGCCTTGTTCCTGGCCTACAGCCTGCTGGCCTTGGGCGATTTGGCCGCCCATGGGCGGCGCATCGCGCGGGCATCGGCCCGGGGCGATCTGGCCGCGGCCCGCGTCGCGGCCGCCATGCTGGTGGGCCGCGATACCGATAGGATGGATGCGCCCGCTTGCGATCGGGCGGCGGTGGAAAGCATCGCCGAGAACCTGGTCGACGGGGTGATCTCCCCTTTGTTCTGGTTCGCGCTCCTGGGCCTGCCCGGCCTGGTGGCTTTCAAGATCGCCAGCACCATGGATTCCATGGTCGGCTATAAGAACGAGCGTTACCTGAGATTCGGTTGGTTCGGGGCGCGCCTGGACGACGTTATGAATTGGATCCCGGCCCGATTGTCGGTCCCTCTGCTGTCGGCGGCCGCCGCCTTGGTGCCGGGTTGTTCCCCGCGCGCCTGTTGGCGCAGCGCCTTGGCCCAGCACGCCTTGCTGCCCGGGCCCAACAAGGGCTGGAGCGAAACGGCGGCGGCCGGGGCGTTGCGGATCCGCTTGGCGGGCCCGATCTGGAAGGACGGGAAGCAGGTCAATGATCTATGGATCGGGCCGCCGGAAGCGCCCGAAGGCGGGCGTCCGGGAGACGTAACACGCATGATACGGTTGGCCTATTTGTCCACGGCATTGTTCCTGCTCTTGGCGGCGGCCTGGCGCTGGGCGGGATGGATGCCTCGCGCATACTGA